The Vicia villosa cultivar HV-30 ecotype Madison, WI linkage group LG1, Vvil1.0, whole genome shotgun sequence genome includes a region encoding these proteins:
- the LOC131628306 gene encoding xyloglucan endotransglucosylase/hydrolase protein 24-like, with the protein MAFFHSLPTITILSLLIFVSFTTTYAAGNFYQNFDITWGDGRAKILDNGQLLTLSLDKASGSGFQSKNEYLFGNIDMQLKLVPGNSAGTVTAYYLSSKGSNWDEIDFEFLGNVSGQPYILHTNVFSQGKGNREQQFYLWFDPTADFHTYSILWNPQRIVFSVDGTPIREFKNMESKGVAFPKNQAMRIYSSLWNADDWATRGGLVKTDWNQAPFVASYRNFNADASSSNAWYSQQLDSTSQQRLSWVQKNYMIYNYCNDSKRFPQGLPTECTAS; encoded by the exons ATGGCCTTTTTTCATTCTCTTCCAACCATCACTATTCTCTCCCTGTTGATATTTGTTTCATTCACCACAACATATGCAGCAGGAAACTTCTACCAAAACTTCGATATTACTTGGGGTGATGGTCGTGCAAAAATACTTGATAACGGTCAACTTCTCACTCTTTCTCTTGACAAAGCCTCTGGTTCTGGATTTCAATCCAAGAATGAATATCTCTTCGGCAACATTGATATGCAGCTCAAGCTTGTACCTGGAAATTCTGCAGGCACTGTCACTGCTTACTAT TTATCATCAAAAGGATCAAACTGGGATGAGATTGATTTTGAATTCTTGGGAAATGTAAGTGGACAACCATACATTCTTCACACCAATGTGTTTAGTCAAGGAAAAGGAAACAGAGAACAACAATTCTATTTATGGTTTGATCCAACTGCTGATTTCCACACCTACTCCATTCTTTGGAATCCTCAACGCATTGT TTTTTCTGTGGATGGAACACCAATAAGAGAATTCAAGAATATGGAATCAAAGGGAGTTGCATTTCCAAAGAATCAAGCAATGAGGATATATTCAAGTCTATGGAATGCTGATGATTGGGCAACAAGAGGCGGTCTTGTCAAGACAGATTGGAATCAAGCTCCATTTGTAGCATCATACAGAAATTTCAATGCAGATGCTTCATCATCCAATGCTTGGTACTCTCAACAATTGGATTCAACAAGTCAACAGAGATTGAGTTGGGTTCAAAAGAATTATATGATTTACAATTATTGTAATGACAGCAAAAGATTTCCTCAAGGACTACCAACAGAATGCACTGCATCCTaa
- the LOC131628327 gene encoding xyloglucan endotransglucosylase/hydrolase protein 24-like, translated as MAFIHSSTITFLLSQLFFAYFMTAYAAGNFYQNFDITWGDGRANILDNGQLLTLSLDKASGSGFQSKNEYLFGNIDMQLKLVPGNSAGTVTAYYLSSKGSNWDEIDFEFLGNVSGEPYILHTNVFSQGKGNREQQFYLWFDPTADFHTYSILWNPQRIVFSVDGTAIREFKNMESKGVAFLKSQAMRIYSSLWNADDWATRGGLVKTDWNQAPFIASYRNFNADASSSNAWYSQQLDSTSQQRLSWVQKNYMIYNYCNDTKRFPQGLPTECITQCFESLCRVKNGGKEKDEDQN; from the exons ATGGCCTTTATTCATTCTTCAACCATCACTTTCCTCCTTTCTCAACTATTTTTTGCTTATTTTATGACAGCATATGCAGCAGGGAATTTCTACCAAAATTTTGATATTACTTGGGGTGATGGTCGTGCCAACATACTTGACAACGGTCAACTTCTCACTCTTTCTCTTGACAAAGCCTCTGGTTCTGGTTTTCAATCCAAGAACGAATATCTCTTCGGTAACATTGATATGCAACTCAAGCTTGTACCAGGAAATTCTGCTGGCACTGTCACTGCTTACTAT TTATCATCAAAAGGATCAAACTGGGATGAGATTGATTTTGAATTCTTAGGAAATGTAAGCGGAGAACCATACATTCTTCATACAAATGTGTTTAGTCAAGGCAAAGGAAACAGAGAGCAACAATTCTATCTATGGTTTGATCCAACTGCTGATTTCCACACTTATTCCATTCTATGGAATCCTCAGCGCATTGT TTTTTCAGTGGATGGAACAGCAATAAGAGAATTCAAGAATATGGAATCAAAAGGAGTTGCATTTCTAAAGAGTCAAGCAATGAGAATATATTCAAGTCTATGGAATGCTGATGATTGGGCAACAAGAGGTGGTCTTGTCAAAACTGATTGGAATCAAGCTCCATTCATAGCTTCATACAGAAATTTCAATGCAGATGCTTCCTCATCCAATGCTTGGTACTCTCAACAGTTGGATTCAACAAGTCAACAGAGATTAAGTTGGGTTCAAAAGAATTACATGATTTACAATTATTGCAATGACACCAAAAGATTTCCTCAAGGCCTTCCAACTGAGTGTATTACACAATGTTTTGAGTCATTGTGCAGAGTGAAAAACGGCGGAAAAGAAAAAGACGAAGATCAAAATTGA